In one window of Drosophila mauritiana strain mau12 chromosome X, ASM438214v1, whole genome shotgun sequence DNA:
- the LOC117146765 gene encoding polyhomeotic-proximal chromatin protein-like, translated as MDVQQQLQLQQQLSEASGGGAASAGAGGAASPANSQQSQQQQHSTAISTMSPMQLAAATGGVGGDWTQGRTVQLMQPSTSFLYPQMIVSGNLLHPGGLGQQPIQVITAGKPFQGNGPQMLTTTTQNAKQMIGGQAGFAGGNYATCIPSNHNQSPQTVLISPVNVISHSPQQQQNLLQSMAAAAQQQQLTQQQQQQLNQQQQQLNQHQQQQQLTAALAKVGVDAQGKLAQKVVQKVTTTSSTVQAATGPGSTGSTQTQQVQQQQQQTTQTTQQCVQVSQSTLPVGVGGQSVQTAQLLNAGQAQQMQIPWFWQNATAGLQPFGSNQIILRNQPDGTQGMFIQQQPATQTLQTQQNQIIQCNVTQTPTKARTQLDALAPKQQQQQVGTTNQTQQQQLAVATAQLQQQQQQLTAAALQRPGAPIMPHNGTQVRPASSVSTQTAQNQSLLKAKMRNKQQPVRPALATLKTEIGQVAGQNKVVGHLTTVQQQQQATNLQQVVNAAGNKMVVMSTTGTPITLQNGQTLHAATAAGVDKQQQQLQLIQKQQILQQQMFAAIQMQQQQAAVQAQQQQQQQVSQQQQVNAQQQQAVAQQQQAVAQAQQQQREQQQQVAQAQAQHQQALANATQQILQVAPNQFITSHQQQQQQQLHNQLIQQQLQQQAQAQVQAQVQAQAQQQQQQREQQQNIIQQIVVQQSAGATSQQQQQPQQQSGQLQLSSVPFSVSSSMTAEDIAGITSSALQEALSASGAIFQTTKPITCSSSTLPTSSVVTITSQSSTPLVTSSTVASMQQAQAQGTQIHQHQQLISATIAGGSQQQQQQLGLPSLTPTTPSPTTNPILAMTSMMNATVGHLSTAPPVSVSSTAVTPSSGQLVTLSSASSGGGAGFPATPTKEASSKGPTATLVPIGSPKTPVSAKDTCTTPKSSTPATVSASVEASSSTGEALSNGDASDRSSTPSKGATTPTSKQSNAVQPPSSTTPSSVSGKEEPKLATSGSLTSATSTSTTTTITNGIGVARTTASTTAVSTASTTTTSSGTFTTICTSTTTTTTSGISNGSKDLPKAMIKPNVLTHVIDGFIIQEANEPFPVTRQRYADKDVSDEPPKKKATMQEDIKLSGIASAPGSDMVACEQCGKMEHKAKLKRKRYCSPGCSRQAKNGIGGIGSGESNGLGTGGIVGVDAMALVDRLDEAMAEEKMQTESFQTVSEALPIQAATPEVPPISMPVLAAMSTSSPLSLPLTLPLPIAIAPTVSLPVVSAGMVAPVLAIPSSNVNGPDRPPISSWSVEEVSNFIRELPGCQDYVDDFIQQEIDGQALLLLKENHLVNAMGMKLGPALKIVAKVESIKEVPPGDVKD; from the exons ATGGATGttcagcagcagttgcagttgcagcagcagctttcGGAAGCCAGCGGTGGAGGAGCAGCCTCGGCCGGAGCCGGAGGAGCAGCTAGTCCGGCCAACTCGCAGCAaagccagcaacagcagcactcCACAGCCATCAGCACCATGTCGCCGATGCAACTTGCAGCGGCCACTGGAGGAGTTGGCGGGGATTGGACGCAGGGAAGGACGGTGCAGCTGATGCAACCCTCCACCAGTTTCCTGTATCCCCAAATGATTGTGTCGGGCAATCTGTTGCATCCAGGAGGCCTCGGTCAGCAGCCGATCCAGGTGATCACCGCCGGCAAGCCGTTCCAGGGCAACGGCCCCCAGATGCTTACCACCACTACTCAAAATGCCAAGCAAATGATCGGCGGCCAAGCGGGATTCGCCGGCGGAAACTACGCCACTTGTATTCCTTCGAACCACAATCAGTCGCCTCAGACGGTGCTCATCTCGCCGGTGAATGTCATCTCCCACtcgccacagcagcagcaaaaccTTCTGCAATCAATGGCCGCCGCAGctcagcaacagcaacttacccaacagcagcagcaacagcttaaccagcagcaacagcagctcaaccagcatcagcaacagcaacagctgaCTGCTGCTCTGGCCAAGGTGGGAGTGGATGCGCAAGGCAAGCTGGCACAGAAAGTGGTTCAAAAGGTGACTACCACCAGCAGCACGGTGCAGGCGGCGACGGGTCCTGGATCTACTGGGTCAACACAGACCCAGCAGGttcagcaacaacagcagcagaccACCCAAACCACTCAGCAGTGCGTGCAGGTTTCACAGTCGACTTTGCCAGTCGGTGTGGGTGGACAGTCTGTTCAGACTGCCCAACTTCTGAACGCTGGCCAAGCGCAACAAATGCAGATCCCTTGGTTCTGGCAGAATGCTACGGCAGGCCTGCAACCCTTTGGCTCCAATCAGATCATCCTACGAAACCAGCCAGACGGAACCCAAGGCATGTTCATTCAACAGCAACCGGCGACACAGACTCTGCAGACCCAGCAAAACC AGATTATTCAGTGCAACGTGACACAGACGCCCACTAAGGCACGCACTCAACTGGATGCACTTGCTcccaagcagcagcagcagcaggttgGCACTACCAATCagacgcagcagcaacaactagCGGTGGCTACTGCCCagttgcagcaacagcagcagcaactcacTGCAGCAGCTCTGCAGCGGCCAGGAGCCCCGATCATGCCCCACAATGGAACTCAAGTGCGTCCGGCCAGTTCCGTATCCACACAGACTGCCCAGAACCAGAGCCTGCTGAAGGCCAAAATGCGGAACAAGCAGCAGCCGGTGCGCCCCGCTTTAGCCACATTGAAAACTGAAATCGGTCAAGTCGCAGGACAAAATAAGGTTGTAGGCCACCTGACCAccgtgcagcagcagcaacaggcgACGAATCTCCAGCAGGTGGTCAATGCGGCGGGTAACAA AATGGTTGTGATGAGCACAACGGGCACTCCGATCACCCTGCAGAATGGGCAGACCCTTCATGCAGCCACTGCGGCAGGAGTCGacaagcagcaacagcagctacAACTGATTCAGAAACAGCAAATCCTGCAGCAACAAATGTTTGCTGCCATtcaaatgcagcagcagcaagcgGCTGTTCAGgcccagcaacaacagcagcaacaggtctctcagcagcagcaggtgaacgcccagcaacagcaagcggtggcgcaacaacaacaggcaGTCGCGCAGGCTCAGCAACAGCAGAgagagcaacagcagcaagtTGCCCAAGCCCAGGCGCAGCATCAACAGGCTCTCGCGAATGCCACTCAGCAAATCCTTCAGGTGGCGCCAAACCAATTCATCACGTcccaccagcaacagcagcagcagcaacttcacAACCAACTGATACAGCAGCAGCTACAGCAACAGGCGCAGGCACAAGTTCAAGCCCAAGTGCAGGCTCAagcgcaacagcaacaacagcagcgagagcagcagcagaacatTATCCAGCAGATTGTGGTGCAACAGTCGGCTGGAGCGACTtctcaacagcagcagcaaccccAGCAGCAGTCTGGTCAGTTGCAGCTTAGCAGCGTGCCGTTTTCGGTTTCATCATCGATGACGGCGGAAGATATTGCCGGAATAACTTCCAGTGCCCTACAGGAAGCTCTCTCGGCGTCCGGCGCCATCTTTCAGACAACCAAACCGATTACTTGCAGTTCCTCTACCCTCCCCACAAGCAGTGTGGTCACAATTACCAGCCAGAGCAGCACTCCTCTGGTCACCAGCAGTACGGTGGCCAGTATGCAGCAGGCTCAGGCGCAAGGTACTCAGATCCACCAACATCAGCAGCTAATCAGCGCCACAATTGCCGGGGGGtctcaacagcagcagcagcaactgggACTACCTTCACTTACACCCACCACGCCCTCACCTACAACAAATCCCATTCTGGCCATGACCTCTATGATGAATGCCACCGTGGGTCACCTATCTACTGCCCCGCCTGTGAGTGTTTCTAGTACCGCTGTCACTCCATCGTCGGGGCAGCTGGTCACATTAAGCAGTGCTAGTAGCGGTGGAGGAGCAGGCTttccagccacgcccaccaaggaggcaTCTTCGAAAGGGCCCACCGCAACACTGGTGCCCATTGGTTCGCCCAAGACTCCTGTATCAGCAAAGGACACCTGCACTACCCCCAAATCATCTACTCCTGCCACTGTCAGTGCATCCGTAGAGGCCAGTAGTTCCACAGGCGAAGCCCTGTCCAATGGAGATGCCTCAGATAGGTCTTCCACGCCGTCAAAGGGCGCTACCACTCCCACCAGCAAGCAAAGCAATGCAGTGCAGCCACCGAGTAGCACCACTCCCAGCAGTGTCAGTGGAAAAGAAGAGCCGAAGCTGGCAACCTCCGGCAGTTTAACGTCCGCAACATCAACTTCAACCACGACGACGATCACCAACGGGATTGGAGTAGCCAGAACGACAGCCAGCACCACGGCTGTCTCAACCGCTAGCACAACCACTACCAGTTCTGGCACCTTTACCACAATTTGCAccagcacaacaacaaccaccacGTCGGGCATCAGTAATGGATCGAAGGATCTCCCCAAGGCGATGATTAAACCGAACGTCTTAACTCACGTCATCGATGGCTTCATCATCCAGGAGGCTAACGAGCCATTTCCCGTCACTAGACAGCGATATGCAGACAAAGACGTCAGCGATGAGCCGCCAA AGAAAAAGGCAACCATGCAGGAGGACATCAAGCTAAGTGGAATAGCATCAGCTCCAGGCTCGGACATGGTTGCTTGCGAGCAGTGTGGAAAGATGGAGCACAAAGCAAAGCTGAAACGGAAGCGCTACTGTTCGCCAGGATGCTCGAGGCAGGCAAAGAACGGCATCGGTGGAATTGGATCAGGAGAGTCCAACGGCCTGGGGACAGGCGGTATAGTTGGTGTGGACGCCATGGCATTGGTGGACAGACTGGATGAAGCCATGGCTGAGGAAAAAATGCAGACAGAATCATTCCAGACAGTATCGGAGGCTTTGCCAATTCAAGCGGCTACGCCGGAGGTCCCACCGATTTCAATGCCAGTGCTGGCGGCTATGTCGACATCCTCACCACTTTCGTTGCCCCTGACATTGCCCTTGCCAATTGCAATAGCTCCCACTGTGTCACTGCCAGTGGTTTCAGCTGGAATGGTTGCGCCGGTTCTAGCAATACCATCCTCGAATGTAAATGGACCCGATCGCCCACCCATCAGCAGTTGGAGTGTGGAAGAAGTTAGCAATTTCATCCGAGAACTGCCTGGCTGTCAGGACTACGTGGATGACTTTATACAGCAGGAGATCGACGGTCAagcgttgctgctgctcaagGAGAACCATTTGGTGAACGCCATGGGCATGAAGCTGGGTCCAGCTCTCAAAATTGTGGCCAAGGTGGAGTCCATCAAGGAGGTTCCGCCAGGCGATGTAAAGGATTAA